A genomic segment from Desulfovibrio sp. encodes:
- a CDS encoding S41 family peptidase, translating into MRLLVRLSVLVLLLAVGGMVALPGAPMCAEKKEASKEAPNKFDALKRFSQVLDLVERYYVRDVTQGDLINGAVKGMLQGLDPHSTFMTADEYKEMQETTSGEFFGIGIEISMENGQVTVVTPIEDTPAYRAGLKSGDIILSINGQPAQELSLQEVVSRIRGPKGSEVELAIMHSDAKTPQTVRIVRDAIPLISVKSKKLEDGYYWIRLTRFSERTTEELRDALKAADKEAKNAGGVKGIVLDLRNNPGGLLDQAVSVSDTFLDKGVIVSIKGRRDNTDRVYEAKKQGDDIHAPMVVLINAGSASASEIVAGALRDQKRALTVGERSFGKGSVQNIIPLSDGSGLKLTVALYYTPSGSSIQAEGIVPDVEVPFEAPRTDEKENSRLMVREQDLNRHIENGKDKKSSKTKGSKEDAAEQLARDNQLRMALQMVKSLPKMREIRN; encoded by the coding sequence ATGCGTCTTCTTGTCCGTCTTAGTGTTCTGGTGCTTCTGCTTGCCGTGGGCGGTATGGTTGCCTTGCCGGGCGCGCCCATGTGTGCCGAAAAAAAAGAAGCGTCCAAGGAAGCCCCCAATAAATTTGACGCGCTCAAGCGCTTCAGTCAGGTTCTGGATCTGGTTGAGCGTTATTATGTGCGCGATGTGACGCAGGGCGACCTCATCAATGGCGCGGTAAAGGGCATGCTTCAGGGCCTTGACCCGCATTCTACCTTTATGACCGCTGATGAATACAAAGAAATGCAGGAGACGACCTCCGGCGAATTCTTTGGTATTGGCATAGAAATTTCTATGGAAAACGGACAGGTTACAGTGGTGACCCCCATCGAGGACACCCCTGCCTACCGTGCCGGTCTCAAGTCGGGCGATATCATCCTGTCCATCAACGGCCAGCCCGCCCAGGAACTTTCGCTGCAGGAAGTGGTTTCGCGCATCCGTGGCCCCAAGGGCTCGGAAGTGGAACTGGCCATCATGCACAGCGATGCCAAAACTCCGCAGACCGTACGCATTGTGCGTGATGCTATCCCGCTTATCAGCGTGAAATCCAAAAAACTGGAAGACGGTTACTACTGGATTCGTCTCACACGGTTCTCTGAGCGCACCACCGAAGAACTGAGAGATGCCCTCAAGGCTGCCGACAAGGAAGCCAAGAACGCTGGCGGTGTCAAGGGTATTGTGCTCGACCTGCGCAACAACCCCGGCGGGCTGCTTGACCAGGCCGTGAGTGTTTCCGATACCTTCCTCGACAAGGGCGTGATCGTTTCCATCAAGGGACGTCGCGATAATACCGACCGCGTGTACGAAGCCAAAAAGCAGGGCGACGACATCCATGCGCCCATGGTGGTGCTGATCAACGCCGGTTCCGCCTCTGCCTCCGAAATCGTGGCTGGCGCGCTGCGTGACCAGAAGCGCGCCCTCACCGTGGGCGAGCGTTCCTTTGGCAAGGGATCTGTGCAGAACATTATTCCCCTTTCCGACGGTTCTGGCCTCAAGCTGACTGTGGCCCTGTACTATACGCCCAGCGGCAGCTCCATTCAGGCCGAAGGTATTGTGCCCGACGTGGAAGTGCCCTTTGAAGCGCCCCGCACTGACGAAAAGGAGAACTCCCGCCTGATGGTGCGCGAGCAGGATCTGAACCGTCATATCGAAAACGGCAAGGACAAAAAGTCGTCCAAGACCAAGGGCAGCAAGGAAGACGCCGCCGAACAGCTGGCGCGTGACAACCAGCTGCGCATGGCCCTGCAGATGGTCAAGAGCCTTCCCAAAATGCGGGAAATTAGAAACTAA
- a CDS encoding rubrerythrin family protein — translation MSNTHENLMSAFAGESQANRKYLAFAAAADKEGLHQVAKLFRAAAAAETVHAHAHLKNAGKIGDTVANLKSAIEGETYEFTNMYPAMIEQAKAEGQAAVAKYFDFANQVEEIHANLYKKALENPAGLPATDYYVCKVCGYTHEGPCDACPVCGGGAAAFFKVED, via the coding sequence ATGAGCAACACCCACGAAAACCTTATGTCCGCTTTTGCTGGCGAATCCCAGGCCAATCGCAAGTACCTCGCCTTTGCCGCCGCAGCCGACAAGGAAGGCCTGCATCAGGTTGCCAAGCTGTTCCGCGCAGCCGCAGCCGCAGAAACCGTCCATGCCCATGCCCACCTGAAGAATGCAGGCAAAATCGGCGACACCGTGGCCAACCTCAAGTCTGCCATCGAAGGCGAAACCTACGAATTCACCAACATGTACCCCGCCATGATCGAGCAGGCCAAGGCCGAAGGTCAGGCTGCGGTTGCCAAGTATTTTGACTTTGCCAACCAGGTGGAAGAAATCCACGCCAACCTGTACAAGAAGGCTCTAGAAAATCCCGCTGGCCTGCCCGCCACCGATTACTACGTGTGCAAGGTGTGCGGCTACACCCACGAAGGCCCCTGCGATGCCTGCCCCGTGTGTGGCGGTGGTGCTGCTGCCTTTTTCAAGGTTGAAGACTAA
- a CDS encoding cupin domain-containing protein, which produces MNAQEIISHFGMRPHPEGGFFYRTYEAPQILSAEEMPCGFVGPRPVSTAILFLLEQGHYSRLHRIRQDELWHFYLGGPLRLACIDTHGHPREVTLGHDIFAGQHLQFTVPGGCWFGATPAPGSAFSLVGCTVSPGFDMDDLRIGQPEELTLRYPKAKDCIREFCPPLSDAQREVCRRCGDDE; this is translated from the coding sequence ATGAACGCCCAAGAAATCATATCCCATTTCGGCATGCGTCCCCACCCCGAAGGGGGGTTCTTTTATCGCACCTATGAAGCCCCGCAGATTCTTTCAGCAGAAGAGATGCCCTGCGGGTTTGTTGGGCCACGGCCTGTTTCCACCGCCATTCTTTTTCTGCTTGAGCAGGGGCATTACTCGCGCCTGCACCGCATCCGTCAGGATGAACTGTGGCACTTCTATCTGGGCGGCCCCCTGCGTCTGGCCTGCATAGACACGCACGGTCACCCGCGCGAGGTAACGCTGGGGCACGATATTTTTGCTGGCCAGCACTTGCAGTTTACCGTTCCCGGCGGCTGCTGGTTTGGTGCCACGCCCGCCCCCGGTTCGGCCTTTTCCCTGGTGGGCTGTACGGTTTCGCCCGGCTTTGACATGGACGATCTGCGCATCGGCCAGCCGGAGGAACTGACCCTGCGCTACCCCAAGGCCAAGGACTGCATCCGCGAATTTTGCCCGCCGCTGAGCGATGCCCAGCGCGAGGTATGCAGAAGATGTGGTGACGACGAATGA
- a CDS encoding YigZ family protein: MTRYAVPDVAPQQPHCTEIVIRRSRFLAQCAHTPDPAAARAFVEQIRRLHADATHNCWAYAAGAPGDTAQIGSSDDGEPHGTAGRPMLQIVLHGGVGELCVVVSRWFGGVKLGTGGLVRAYQDSVRENLATLPLRQRVPECSLQLTLGYAHLDALRRMLPTFEARIECEEYQADARMQLRLPLEHVDAFTVALAGISNGAAQCSVLTEESTD; this comes from the coding sequence ATGACCCGATATGCCGTGCCGGATGTTGCGCCGCAACAACCGCACTGCACAGAGATTGTCATTCGCCGAAGCCGCTTTTTAGCCCAGTGCGCCCATACGCCAGACCCGGCTGCGGCGCGTGCCTTTGTTGAACAGATCCGCCGGCTGCATGCCGACGCAACACACAACTGCTGGGCCTATGCCGCTGGCGCGCCGGGGGATACGGCGCAAATTGGATCATCTGACGACGGTGAACCGCACGGCACAGCTGGCAGACCCATGCTTCAGATCGTGCTGCACGGCGGCGTTGGCGAACTGTGCGTTGTGGTCAGCCGCTGGTTTGGCGGCGTAAAACTGGGCACGGGCGGTCTTGTACGGGCCTATCAGGACAGTGTGCGCGAAAATCTCGCCACCCTGCCCCTGCGCCAGCGCGTGCCGGAATGCAGCCTGCAGCTGACCCTTGGTTATGCACACCTGGACGCCCTGCGTCGCATGCTGCCCACCTTTGAAGCCCGTATTGAATGCGAAGAATATCAGGCTGATGCCCGCATGCAGCTACGCCTGCCGCTGGAACATGTGGATGCCTTTACGGTGGCGCTGGCTGGCATAAGCAACGGAGCCGCCCAGTGCAGCGTGCTGACAGAAGAAAGCACAGACTGA
- a CDS encoding tetratricopeptide repeat protein, translating to MKARYDDLDEYIADLKAEIAQNEQCATHYYNLGLALLTKRDFVAAEEALLNAVRNSPHLAEAYVQLGGICLERGDLDGCLRYNEEAANCRAKFPVPWSNIGFVHLQRGEPDKAITALNKALKWDPNFVQARSALSTAYYMKGDFTACETACKEVLKQQPGFAPAWNNLALAQFEMGQFTDAAESVKKAQALGFEVPEGFIEELKAQGV from the coding sequence ATGAAAGCTCGCTACGATGACCTGGATGAATACATTGCCGACCTCAAGGCAGAAATTGCCCAAAACGAGCAGTGCGCTACCCACTACTACAATCTTGGTCTGGCCCTGCTGACCAAGCGCGACTTTGTGGCGGCAGAAGAAGCCCTGCTCAACGCCGTGCGTAATTCGCCCCACCTGGCCGAAGCCTACGTGCAGCTGGGCGGCATCTGCCTTGAACGCGGCGACCTCGACGGCTGCCTGCGCTACAACGAAGAAGCCGCCAACTGCCGCGCCAAGTTTCCCGTGCCGTGGAGCAACATTGGCTTTGTGCACCTGCAGCGAGGCGAACCCGACAAGGCCATTACCGCACTGAACAAGGCCCTCAAGTGGGACCCCAACTTTGTGCAGGCAAGAAGTGCCCTGTCTACTGCCTATTACATGAAGGGCGACTTTACCGCCTGCGAAACGGCCTGCAAGGAAGTGCTCAAGCAGCAGCCCGGCTTTGCCCCGGCGTGGAACAACCTTGCCCTGGCCCAGTTTGAAATGGGCCAGTTCACCGATGCCGCCGAATCTGTCAAAAAGGCCCAGGCGCTTGGCTTTGAAGTGCCGGAAGGCTTTATTGAAGAGCTCAAGGCGCAGGGCGTCTAG
- a CDS encoding YkgJ family cysteine cluster protein: MIPDLSSIFTRYEALRAEVDDLFGRVRGAFPQCVVCKEGCSDCCHALFDLSLVEAMYIHRAFESTFGHGPQRSAILERASELDRRATRIKRELYRAEKDGESPEAIMEKAAQVKLRCPLLDENDHCLMYHARPLTCRVYGVPTAIAGQGHVCGYSAFEKGQPYPTIHLDKIQNRLEDLSREVATTVQTRFKELHDVYVPLSMALLTRYDEAYLGIGPAKKEEA, encoded by the coding sequence ATGATCCCTGATCTGAGCTCTATTTTTACCCGCTATGAAGCATTGCGGGCTGAAGTTGACGACCTTTTTGGCAGGGTGCGCGGGGCTTTTCCCCAGTGCGTAGTCTGCAAGGAAGGCTGCAGCGATTGCTGTCACGCACTTTTTGATCTTTCGCTTGTCGAAGCCATGTATATCCACAGGGCTTTTGAATCCACCTTTGGTCACGGGCCGCAGCGTTCCGCCATTCTTGAGCGCGCCTCAGAACTGGACCGCCGCGCCACGCGCATCAAGCGCGAACTGTACCGGGCAGAAAAAGACGGCGAAAGCCCCGAAGCCATCATGGAGAAAGCCGCCCAGGTCAAACTGCGCTGCCCCCTGCTGGACGAAAACGACCATTGCCTGATGTACCACGCCAGGCCTCTTACCTGCCGTGTTTACGGCGTGCCCACGGCCATTGCCGGGCAGGGGCATGTGTGCGGCTATTCCGCTTTTGAAAAAGGCCAGCCCTATCCCACCATCCATCTGGACAAGATCCAGAACAGGCTTGAAGACCTGAGCAGGGAAGTGGCCACCACCGTGCAGACCCGTTTCAAGGAACTGCACGATGTGTATGTGCCTTTGTCCATGGCATTGCTGACCCGCTACGATGAGGCTTATCTGGGCATTGGCCCGGCCAAGAAAGAAGAGGCCTGA
- a CDS encoding ferredoxin produces MGYNVNVDVDKCVGCGECVDVCPVEVYEIKDGKSEAVNAEECLGCESCVEVCEVSAITVEEN; encoded by the coding sequence ATGGGTTATAATGTTAATGTTGACGTCGACAAGTGCGTGGGCTGTGGCGAATGCGTGGACGTGTGCCCCGTTGAAGTTTACGAAATCAAGGACGGCAAGTCCGAAGCCGTGAACGCCGAAGAATGCCTGGGCTGCGAATCCTGTGTGGAAGTTTGCGAAGTCAGCGCCATCACCGTTGAAGAAAACTAG
- a CDS encoding trypsin-like peptidase domain-containing protein: MKTTSNHIQRCRRSQPVRARVVAAAADTGFDARWLFVLLAVALLLCLPARARAIAPDSPRLTPVVRAVQAVAPAVVNITSTHIVEGQRISPLEQFFGPGFPGLPGFDVPGGRRVKQKRVSLGSGVIVDGEKGLVLTNAHVISGGDEVMVHLLDGREFPAAVKGADPDFDIAVLQIKGASRLPAVKLGDSGDIMPGETVIAIGNPFGFNHTVTTGVVSALGRTIRNKDGAFTDLVQTDAAINPGNSGGPLLNIEGVLIGINTAVDTRAEGIGFAIPINKARRVMHDLMSAGKVAPLWLGLDLQDVDGRTAMALGLRDAGGVLVTAVFPGSPAAKAGIAPGDIVESINASPVRDRRDYLDILRNQTAGTALRLQVLRDGGPVKLEATPEPFSDADARSLLERRWGFSVAQTAQGVVVRQARAGGPADFLRQGDRITAVGAAEIQTMEDFLQVFRRERMSGQVLLQVVRNGKGYYARLIP, from the coding sequence ATGAAAACCACATCCAATCATATACAACGCTGCAGGCGCAGCCAGCCGGTCAGAGCCCGGGTAGTTGCAGCGGCGGCTGATACTGGTTTTGACGCGCGCTGGCTGTTTGTGTTGCTGGCGGTTGCGCTGCTTTTGTGTCTGCCCGCGCGGGCACGTGCCATTGCGCCAGACAGCCCCCGCCTGACCCCCGTGGTGCGGGCCGTGCAGGCCGTGGCCCCGGCGGTTGTAAACATAACAAGCACGCATATAGTTGAAGGGCAGAGAATTTCGCCCCTTGAGCAGTTTTTTGGCCCGGGGTTTCCGGGCTTGCCCGGTTTTGATGTGCCGGGGGGCCGCCGTGTAAAGCAGAAACGCGTCAGCCTCGGCTCCGGGGTGATTGTGGACGGTGAAAAAGGCCTTGTGCTCACCAACGCCCACGTTATCTCTGGCGGCGACGAGGTCATGGTGCACCTGCTGGACGGCAGGGAATTTCCTGCCGCCGTCAAGGGAGCAGACCCCGATTTTGACATTGCCGTGCTGCAGATCAAGGGCGCATCCAGGCTGCCAGCCGTAAAGCTGGGCGATTCGGGCGATATCATGCCTGGCGAAACGGTCATTGCCATTGGCAATCCCTTTGGGTTTAACCATACGGTGACAACCGGTGTTGTTTCCGCCCTCGGGCGCACCATACGCAACAAGGACGGCGCATTTACCGACCTTGTACAGACCGATGCCGCCATTAACCCCGGCAACAGCGGTGGCCCTCTGCTGAATATCGAGGGTGTGCTTATCGGTATCAATACAGCGGTAGACACGCGCGCCGAGGGCATAGGTTTTGCCATACCCATCAACAAGGCCCGCCGGGTCATGCACGACCTCATGAGCGCGGGCAAGGTGGCTCCGCTGTGGCTGGGCCTTGACCTGCAGGATGTGGATGGCCGCACGGCCATGGCGCTCGGGCTCAGGGATGCGGGTGGCGTGCTGGTTACCGCGGTGTTTCCCGGTTCGCCAGCGGCCAAGGCAGGCATTGCGCCCGGCGATATAGTTGAAAGCATCAATGCCTCGCCGGTGCGCGACAGGCGCGACTATCTTGATATTCTGCGCAACCAGACAGCTGGCACGGCCCTGCGCCTGCAGGTGTTGCGCGATGGTGGCCCGGTGAAGCTTGAGGCCACGCCAGAACCCTTCAGCGATGCCGATGCGCGCTCCTTGCTGGAACGCCGCTGGGGATTCAGCGTTGCGCAGACAGCGCAGGGTGTGGTAGTGCGTCAGGCCCGTGCTGGTGGCCCCGCAGATTTTCTGCGTCAGGGAGACCGCATAACCGCCGTGGGCGCTGCCGAAATACAGACCATGGAAGATTTTTTACAGGTTTTCAGGCGAGAGCGCATGTCTGGGCAGGTGTTGCTTCAGGTTGTGCGCAACGGCAAGGGGTATTACGCGCGATTGATTCCTTAA
- the cobT gene encoding nicotinate-nucleotide--dimethylbenzimidazole phosphoribosyltransferase — MNTTQSNLLELILPGLSIAPLLDKDLDAAQAHLDDLTKPQGSLGRLEDLAQKLYAISGGQTPINVSPAIMLTVAGDHGVAEQGVSPFPKAVTRQMVQNFFNNGAGVNVLCRTSGMDLRVVDAGCDGGPYEPHSILIERRLGDGTADMSQGPAMSRETCLKGLRMGVELAHQLADEGYRCLGVGEMGIANSTAGTALYCSLLNFTPEQMTGPGAGANADMVRHKTEIVRKALAVNEPMLRDGDPINTLAAVGGFEIVLMAGLMLGAASRRLPVLVDGFICSAAYVAALHICPQLADYAVLSHASAEPGHVRALSKLTGGESRNNPLLHLSMRLGEGTGGAVAYHLLRCAAAMYNDMATFSSAGVAGKTC, encoded by the coding sequence ATGAATACCACCCAATCCAACCTGCTGGAACTGATCTTGCCCGGTCTGAGCATCGCGCCCCTGCTTGATAAAGATCTGGACGCTGCCCAGGCCCACCTGGACGACCTCACCAAGCCCCAGGGCAGCCTTGGCCGCCTTGAAGACCTTGCCCAAAAGCTCTACGCCATCAGCGGCGGCCAGACTCCCATCAATGTCAGCCCGGCCATCATGCTTACGGTGGCGGGCGACCACGGTGTGGCCGAGCAGGGCGTTTCGCCCTTTCCCAAGGCCGTAACCCGGCAGATGGTGCAAAACTTTTTTAACAACGGCGCTGGCGTAAATGTTTTGTGCCGCACATCGGGCATGGATTTGCGCGTAGTGGACGCGGGATGCGACGGCGGCCCCTACGAGCCCCACTCCATCCTGATCGAACGCCGCCTTGGCGACGGCACTGCCGACATGAGCCAGGGCCCGGCCATGAGCCGCGAGACCTGCCTCAAAGGTCTGCGCATGGGCGTTGAGCTGGCCCACCAGCTGGCCGACGAAGGCTATCGATGCCTTGGTGTGGGCGAAATGGGCATAGCCAACAGCACTGCGGGCACTGCCCTGTACTGCTCGCTGCTCAACTTTACTCCGGAGCAGATGACCGGCCCCGGCGCAGGCGCCAATGCCGACATGGTGCGCCACAAAACCGAGATTGTGCGCAAGGCTCTTGCCGTAAATGAGCCCATGCTGCGCGACGGCGACCCCATCAACACCCTGGCGGCGGTGGGCGGTTTTGAAATTGTTCTTATGGCTGGCCTGATGCTGGGTGCGGCCTCGCGCCGCCTGCCCGTGCTGGTGGACGGCTTTATCTGCAGCGCGGCCTATGTGGCGGCCCTGCACATCTGCCCCCAGCTGGCCGACTACGCCGTGCTGTCGCACGCCTCGGCAGAGCCGGGTCATGTACGCGCACTGTCCAAGCTGACCGGCGGCGAATCGCGCAACAATCCCCTGCTGCACCTGAGCATGCGCCTTGGTGAGGGCACGGGGGGCGCTGTGGCCTACCACCTGCTGCGTTGCGCTGCCGCAATGTATAACGACATGGCAACCTTCAGCTCTGCCGGAGTGGCGGGCAAGACATGCTAA
- a CDS encoding oligopeptide/dipeptide ABC transporter ATP-binding protein, with protein MPEQTSDSALLRLEDVSRVFDIRRGLFGDRRSLVAVDHVSLSLAKGASIGLVGESGCGKSTLGRLACGLLTPSQGEVLLEGRPLPPAGADSWAAGRIQMIFQDPFSSLNPRLSVGSAVAEPLAARGVSRAERRAQAEDMLATVGLGGMGNRYPHEFSGGQRQRIAVARALITRPDVVVCDEPVSALDASVQAQTLNLLRDVQEQFGPAYLFISHDLAVVGFLCRHIMVMYLGQIVEEGPAEALFEGAAHPYTKALMAAMPTGSRRGEPIAALEGELPSPLAPPAGCRFHPRCPTAKDICRHEAPQWKELGAGWRARCWLA; from the coding sequence ATGCCGGAACAGACTTCGGATTCAGCCCTGCTGCGGCTGGAGGATGTTTCGCGCGTGTTTGATATCAGACGCGGTCTGTTCGGCGACAGGCGCTCGCTTGTCGCCGTCGACCACGTCAGCCTGAGCCTTGCAAAGGGAGCCAGCATTGGCCTTGTGGGCGAATCCGGCTGCGGCAAGTCCACCCTCGGGCGGCTGGCCTGCGGCCTGCTCACCCCCTCGCAGGGAGAGGTACTGCTTGAAGGCCGCCCCCTGCCACCCGCAGGAGCCGACAGCTGGGCTGCCGGGCGCATCCAGATGATTTTTCAGGATCCTTTTTCATCGCTCAACCCGCGTCTTTCAGTAGGCAGCGCCGTGGCAGAACCGCTGGCCGCGCGCGGGGTCAGCCGCGCCGAGCGCCGCGCGCAGGCCGAGGACATGCTGGCGACCGTGGGTCTTGGGGGCATGGGCAACCGCTATCCGCACGAATTTTCTGGCGGTCAGCGACAGCGCATTGCCGTGGCCAGAGCGCTCATCACCCGGCCCGATGTGGTTGTGTGCGACGAACCGGTTTCGGCCCTTGATGCCTCGGTGCAGGCCCAGACGCTCAACTTGCTGCGCGATGTGCAGGAGCAGTTTGGCCCGGCATACCTCTTTATTTCGCACGATCTTGCCGTGGTGGGCTTTTTGTGCCGCCACATCATGGTGATGTATCTCGGCCAGATTGTGGAAGAAGGCCCCGCCGAAGCCCTCTTTGAAGGCGCTGCCCACCCCTACACCAAGGCGCTTATGGCGGCCATGCCCACGGGCAGTCGTCGGGGCGAGCCCATTGCCGCGCTGGAAGGCGAATTGCCGAGCCCGCTTGCGCCGCCAGCCGGTTGCCGTTTTCATCCGCGTTGCCCAACGGCAAAGGATATCTGCCGGCACGAAGCCCCGCAGTGGAAAGAGCTTGGGGCGGGATGGCGTGCGAGGTGCTGGCTGGCGTAA
- the speA gene encoding biosynthetic arginine decarboxylase — protein MAKNRALQQWRVEDSIELYGIRNWGAGYFDVSDAGEVVICPQGPKGPQVSIPEVIAGLKERGYDMPVLLRVENILDSRIANIHESFRKAIKSLNYTGSYRGVFPIKVNQQQQVVEKIAQFGSTYHHGLEVGSKAELIAAVSLMRDREACIVCNGYKDEEFIDLGLQALRLGFNVLFVLEMPSELEVVLERSKALGVRPNIGVRAKLAVKASGHWTDSGGERSTFGLSPAQIVDVVDTLKANDMLDCFKLLHYHLGSQVSNIRDIRTGVMEGARLYVGLVQEGAPMGYLDLGGGLAVDYDGSHTNYVSSRNYTLDEYSADIVEAIMSILDEQKIAHPHIITESGRATVAYYSVLLFNVLDVSMVEEVQLPDTLPEGTPEPVQNLRETLANITLRNLQECYNDAIYYRDEMRQLFSTGRVNLRQRTLAERFFWAIIMRIAQEKTRLKTIPRDLADIDVSLADIYYGNFSVFQSLPDSWAIDQLFPVMPVHRLKEFPARQGIISDITCDSDGRIDHFIDPQGMKPTLDLHPLRDGEEYYLGVFLVGAYQETLGDLHNLMGDTNVVSIRVRDDGNYEYVREIRGDSVADILSYVEYEPRRILEDLRSTAEQAVRQGRISPSDRFAIMQVFEDGLRGYTYFER, from the coding sequence TTGGCAAAAAACCGCGCATTGCAGCAGTGGCGGGTGGAGGATTCCATCGAGCTTTACGGCATCCGTAATTGGGGTGCCGGGTATTTTGACGTGTCGGATGCGGGCGAGGTTGTGATTTGTCCGCAGGGGCCCAAGGGGCCGCAGGTTTCGATACCAGAGGTTATCGCCGGGCTTAAAGAGCGCGGCTACGATATGCCCGTGCTGTTGCGCGTGGAGAACATTCTGGATTCCCGTATTGCCAATATCCATGAGTCGTTTCGCAAGGCGATCAAAAGCCTGAACTACACCGGTTCGTACCGGGGTGTTTTTCCCATCAAGGTTAACCAGCAACAGCAGGTGGTGGAAAAAATAGCCCAGTTCGGCTCTACCTACCATCACGGGCTCGAGGTCGGCTCCAAGGCCGAGCTCATCGCCGCCGTGTCGCTCATGCGCGACCGCGAGGCCTGCATTGTCTGCAACGGCTACAAGGACGAAGAATTCATCGACCTTGGCCTTCAGGCTTTGCGCCTTGGTTTTAACGTGCTGTTTGTTCTTGAAATGCCCAGCGAACTGGAAGTTGTGCTCGAGCGCAGCAAGGCTCTGGGCGTGCGGCCCAATATTGGCGTGCGCGCCAAGCTGGCCGTGAAGGCCAGCGGCCACTGGACCGATTCTGGCGGCGAGCGCTCGACCTTTGGTCTTTCACCCGCCCAGATAGTGGACGTGGTGGACACGCTCAAGGCCAACGATATGCTCGACTGCTTCAAGCTGCTGCACTACCACCTTGGTTCGCAGGTTTCCAACATTCGCGACATCCGTACCGGCGTTATGGAAGGCGCTCGCCTTTACGTGGGCCTGGTGCAGGAAGGCGCGCCCATGGGCTACCTTGACCTTGGCGGCGGCCTAGCCGTGGACTATGACGGTTCGCACACCAACTATGTTTCGTCGCGCAACTATACGCTCGACGAATACAGCGCCGACATTGTCGAAGCCATCATGAGCATTCTTGATGAGCAGAAGATCGCGCATCCCCACATCATTACGGAATCTGGCCGCGCTACGGTGGCCTACTATTCCGTACTGCTCTTCAACGTGCTTGATGTAAGCATGGTGGAAGAAGTGCAGCTGCCTGACACCCTGCCAGAGGGCACGCCCGAGCCGGTGCAGAACCTGCGCGAAACCCTTGCCAACATAACCCTGCGCAACCTGCAGGAATGTTACAACGACGCCATCTACTACCGCGACGAAATGCGCCAGCTCTTTTCGACTGGCCGCGTGAACCTGCGGCAGCGCACCCTGGCCGAGCGGTTTTTCTGGGCCATCATCATGCGCATTGCCCAGGAAAAAACGCGGCTCAAGACAATACCCCGTGACCTTGCGGATATCGACGTGAGCCTTGCCGATATTTATTACGGCAACTTCAGCGTGTTCCAGTCGCTGCCCGACTCGTGGGCCATCGACCAGCTGTTCCCGGTTATGCCCGTGCACCGGCTCAAGGAATTTCCCGCGCGGCAGGGCATTATTTCTGACATTACCTGCGATTCTGATGGCCGTATTGACCATTTTATCGATCCGCAGGGCATGAAGCCCACCCTTGACCTGCATCCGCTGCGCGACGGCGAGGAATATTACCTTGGTGTGTTCCTGGTGGGTGCGTATCAGGAGACTCTGGGCGATCTGCACAATCTTATGGGCGACACCAACGTGGTTTCCATACGTGTGCGGGATGACGGCAATTATGAGTACGTGCGTGAAATCAGGGGTGACTCTGTGGCTGATATTCTGAGCTATGTGGAATATGAGCCGCGCCGCATTCTTGAAGATCTGCGCAGCACGGCAGAGCAGGCCGTGAGGCAGGGGCGGATTTCGCCCAGTGACCGCTTTGCCATCATGCAGGTGTTTGAAGACGGCCTGCGCGGGTATACCTATTTTGAACGGTAG